The nucleotide window acggcagatggaattgatatcaaaccaccggaattaatccatttgcaatttttagcgaagacaatgtaaaatgtcttcggcaatgtcatttttgttcgtatcccataatagacacGGAtatgaaggctgatatgtcgaaatgattatcgcgaaaagtgtgcgaactttaTTTCATTccagtaattataattttccagCTATTGTAATTGCTGGCGTGCTTCTCAAAAAggtgcacacaccgtaccattcacagtacgcaatgactcaaatgaagttgaaccgcgtacatttatcaatagcaaccgtaggtagaaacaatcgtcgtttttcgggtggattgtgtaaatttgtcctaatgcattagttgataacacaccggATGTCCacctactggttggccttgctttctgcgtaattatttcttcgacgatgcattccatgcataatcagccatatcacgcaatccatcgtagcaaagctaggaatacgaatgtccgctacgaatacaaacaatttgctatcattgaattcatgtgaattcgaaacttttgttgccagacttaattttgaattttgacatttcgaaatcagctgtgtagaagaaaaaataaaaattaggattaataaaagtggaaacgtttatattcaaattgatttacgaacaaaaaatatgtattcgctaacgttttcatttatgttgcttgaggaagaacgtgagagaagtcggcgtgatataaaaattcaccgaaaatcactgagggGCAGGAGTAAccctttcgatgtggacgaaacaatgtacagttcataaatccaaaaaaattcattgttaaattttattaaaattatttttctgaaacaggtttattaaaaactatcgcttaaataaggcggcctttacatatgtcctcgatgttctagagaggaatgcaagttcttcaagatcgtcgtctatatctttacttcattgattgtcttcagttttacggttttaagctgaaggaggctatcagcatggagtgggtaaagatattcgatattccaatggctcagtcaacattttgttgcatcttaaaagaagtattgggattgcttcagtctcatttgtgccctcagtggataaacctcgatttaagtgatgttgaaaaaagggaagcaaaaaaggattttttttcagaaatatggatttccaggcgcgattttatgtgtagacgggacacatattaaaatcgttgccccaactaaagataagtttctctattataaccgcaaaggatactttagtatcaatgccatgattgtaagtttggtgacaaattcgcatttcaaacatcttaatcaatgttttgcagatatgtgacaataaaatgaaaatacgttatgtgaattttcagtttcctggcagcaatcatgactctcacatatggaaatttatttctccgttagcacaaacctgtcgtacaaaaattccgctaaacttaaaaattttccgttccgagtgaattcagtgaacgcaactctacgaatttcgaacttactttcggaactgttcgaattgcatgatagcagtttcgtaactttcccgaaaaaacactctacgatggattgcgtgatagggctgaatatcgaggtatttccgaatgtcctcgcaaacggatcactgacgaaagttgttcaaaaactcgtaaatgttaattttgttgttagCGGTGtgtccgctggctgtactgaatttcctgggttgaaatacactccttggccattctccaaattaactgcgagacgcacaacagtcggaaaacagtcggtaaaagtaaatatcttGCAAAGTGCTTtggtgcagttcacgtatcgaccgtatcgttcaagaccaataaccgccatgttgcttcctttggtaaagtacttacaaacgtattttatcgattacacccaactgcaatattcaacattgatatgagttttgaatgtgagttagacaataatggtgaatatagtacgatccatgtgttgtcaacttcaaTATTCACTCTTcttaattgaatgctgaatgttctgccgttgtcgtctggtgagcgacgccgatagagtggatatccatcatttccagtttgtgtttccgaaagaaaagcacgtggatactgtttcgtgcatttattgtcagacttacaaaccgaagtgggatatTGATTTTCATCACGTATTATATAGGatttttctctgcatcaggaatttccgcagaaattatttcatcaatttgaccatccaaagaatgtgtgtgtgcggcaaacctctcttttgcaactcaacagagtacatctagcatctaacaacaccatatatacgttgcttcaagataaagtccatcgaagctgttgcttgaaaagtcttgctatgtcatcgtgacgatcgcgtgctgattgaccgcgacaTATAagtaataccgcacgtatgtcatcgcattctgggagtactcgatcactttgtgtgcaacacacataacattttcactgaataattttcaaaaatttttgaaacaaacgacaaatttgaacgattcaaataattgaaaaacaaaacaaaaaaattgaaaacaaaatttttggaattgtccaattttccgatttttcctcacaaaaagcatacaggtttttttatttctaaaccttcctcgATCCATATGGAACATTCTTTGaaaattggttcagtcgttcccttagcgttactaataaacaaatattcattcgttgtatggaaaaaaagaaaagggctgttttaggggttttccggcaatttttcaaatttttcttgccgtaaaaaccatccttgagcctcaacgaacatttaaaaaaaaagaattggcaacaTTGGTctaggcgtttttgagttatgcgcttaccaacacattttgcgattcatttttatatatacgattataattatatttacattatttatatatatgtatgtatacaagtacagggtaggccatttaaagttgacccatttatttctaaaaaaaaagaacaaaagaaaacaatgttttttgttcatttcaaaaataatttattttggtccaaggggatttgtttcagctaatatttaaaaattagatcgcgtaaatgggcacctttagctttgacagctaaatgcactcttttttcgacattttccatgactttggccaatgtttcggatgatatggcggctgtttcacgtcgaatgttggctttcagttgagctaaggtctttggcttattagcgtataccttggatttcaaataaccccacaaataaaagtctggtggcgtcaaatctggtgatctcggtggccagtcaacatcaccatttttcgatatcaatcgcccaatcgcccatttgccaaaattaaggcgtcgcggataatcagctgggtttagtttttgtgccatttgaattttatatggaaacatcttcaaatctttatgaattatgcgtcggagagtggtgcgagagatgtctaattcctgagagcggcgataactcgatgtcgatggagtctcctcaatactggctcgtacagcttcgatattttcatcagaacgtcttgtgcgttgtctggatgcatgactggcattactgagattaccggtgttcacaaattttgcgtataaagacttaattgtgttcttaactggagcacttttcacactcaaattgaaattgaattgttatCCAAACctagtaattttattttattggcatACCGGCAAACACAGCGTCCACAACCCCGTCACCAGGTTTATTTATCCAGATAATCTGCGCCTTTTTGCATGAACTTGGATATCATCTGAAACTAAAAATTCCACCTCTACAGCATTTGTTAACTCAATTGGCatttttgagataattttatcatgtcctggcgacttttttcgattaagttcttTTGTGATTCTAACAATTTTAGAAGGTGAAGTCTCAAAAGACTTGAGGGACTCGTTAGCTGTGTtaggtaagattgacagcttaaagttgttgttGGGCCTTTAGGTTGAAATACCCTTTTTAGatgatttgcaaaacaatttgcCTTCTCTTCGTCACTTCGATCCCAATTTTCACCCAAGCCTTTATGGACTTTTGGGATTTACAAAAggaattttgcttgcttaaatttgaacacagcttctttatatacatttcactGTTGGAATTtgcgtacagcagatttcaatTGAAACTGAATGGAAGGTATTTTTattacatcgagcttcttagtgactccaagcttcttcaaatcaATCGTtatgcggtggaaatggaaactgtatcgggcccataaactgcacaaattttattggcggcttgagatacatttttgcctttatctttgtagtactgtaaaatatacaGTATTTTCTCCTTATTTTGCTCCaagtttgcgacgctataactcacgaacgacttagaagaaacgacaatcaatcaaacacctgttagcgcgtgaaatgggctttccaaaaaggtatagcatgagccgacgcgacgaataaaactagaactactcgctttcagcgccaactagcgaatataccgcaagacttttttgacaacccaatatctatattattttcatcaagAAATCTAATGTtgcaatttatgttggttaacactgTTAGCACTCCACATACAAATGTTCAATACGctcttttttacttaaaaaagtttgcaatatttgattttgtacttttattatctcttgaatcatattttgctttgtagacatacataaattgtgtcatacattgaGTAAGGTTGAAAATCATACTTCCAACTGTTTCAttttggttggttttggggcaattgcatttgtgcagTGTTGGCTTCCACCATGTTTGCATAGCTCCCTTGTGTAGCAATCTCTTTAAGATTTACTGGTTTTGGAATATGGAAAGAGATTTTAATGATTTCGTTAACATATTTAACATTTGATTACGACGGGCTTGAATTCCGACAGACAAATTCGTTATAAGtctttatatacaggacaaCCCTTATAGTTTGCAGTGTGATTTCCCCCACAATtactacaatttttattaaaatccttttttttagtacattttgaAATAGGAAGTAAATCACAACGGCTTCGAGTGCAACATGCTTTCGTGTGTTCATACTGCAGACAAAGAAGATACCATCTTctgtaagagtgtacagctgctggcgtacgccgtaCGCTGGTGTCGCCGGGTAAGATTTTCAGCCTGGCCTTGCGAAATCCGAAGCTGATAGCCACCAAAATTGGTCGACTTGCTTTGTTCGGTTTTTCCTCCTAGATCAGCTGCCACTTATCTATACCaggtataaatttgttttgcaGCTTGATGCGCGTCAGGAGTCTTTCGCCTGGCTCCTTAGAGGGGATAGCCAAATGCGAGCACGAGGTCTCTTTGGAATGTCcctggcgggtataagcctcaattggaggtCTTCAAAAGCATTGCTGATTTTGGCAACACTACCCCTCAGGAAATCTAGCGAGGCCTGGTCTGGGCAtttgatgaccctgtagcccctgagggtctcagtggagtcaaactccgggtgaggacccgcaggattgtcgagtacaaagcttagcaccatactcgacaatctgacgtcgatctccacccatcttTCCTGTATTGTGCTCGGAGAGGAGGAATTTCCATCTATGATGGCCTCTTGAAGGCTATTCCTGGCTACATCTCAGAAATGCCCtgccgttgttgtgctgcgGTGTTGACCTTCACTCCCCCTAGGTTTTTTGGGCAGAGTTTCTTGTATTTCTGTGATAGAgcgatttattttttgtgaagtgCTCTCTTCTTTGCTCTTTTCTAGAGGTTctgaaaaacatatataaactttaaattttctgtttattaaaaaaaacaatataaattcatatacatattacttaaatgatttggtagttgtaacttaaataagtaatatttttcttttcttcttgtttaccatatcattaattacttcatctggatctattttaatatcccagtgcactgcaataacagcaagtgcactcagccgctcattgcctatcacactgcgtggtaaagtttttattctttttaaggttgaaaaagttctttcaacggaagcggtcgtcactggaagagttgctaaaattgtaagcaggtagtgaatatttttaaaatacgttgcatcgcaatgtttcagtaatttcaacacttctatggttggatctattgttgataagctggcacatcacaatcgatactctgattttaatgctgtcattaaTATTTGCTCCTCggagtaaatagttaaattttttaattcttcgacattatcaattgcagcaaaacctgggagtagaatttgaaatgacgagagtatatcctcattcactaataaacgttctgtaaTGTtatgaatcagagcatcaacgcatggaataaatattgtaactctgaagtggctttcaggggttgtgcaaggtggattagcacgagtagtttgacgcgaagtgtcaaaaagttctttagacatttgtgatgctgtttggaaaatatcgttgaaaaaaccatccgctgtttctcttatctggtgcagagttcttattaattcttcggctcggttcattgctgttacaaaatccatagatttttcgtggagttgcacagacagtggcagcgttaagatgaacaattgctcacagacgaatagactaagcaaaaaatcgcttttctctaccgctgctaagaaggctgatgctttagacgaaatggaccatgtcttactcgaaattatttccaaacttagtacaatgaatttgaaaagctccacagagcttataatgctttcatgcctttctataaaccttgtttcacaaaggcgaacaagtcgtctttttttgctttctagtgcgtgcttctgtataacgtcctggaaagttgtgtttgcatttgaatggtttctaaataaattttctatttcattgacaataccaaggcagttccgtattgaaggtaatcacatagtattagaaagcgcaaggttcaatcggtaactagcgcaatgaacatatcgtgcttttggatacagttgtcttatcctggtttgcactccacttaaatgccctgacatgtttgctgctccgtcatgtccctgtccaaccaacttcgccatatcaagatggagatctgtacaacgcttaagtatgacttttgataagttttcagtcaccgtttAGTgtagtgtataaaaataaaagtagaaaaatttaCTAAACTACAACGAAAGCTATTTAACttatatctataaatatttttttttaacctggAGAATTATTCTGTGTTAAAAATATCGGTGGGATACAAATTTGACacactttcaaataaaaataaacagttataGTTTGCAAATTcattgcaataaatttattcttattttttgaaaacttgttaCTTTTGGTATGTTTACtcgtttaaaaatgtttgtatttatttactccTGTTTTCAAATGTAAAATAGAAAACACACAAAGCCGGAGTAcaataagtttattattttttaccaaaTACATAAGTGATAGTTttccaaattttgtcaaaacaATGTCGAATGCTATTCCacgtttaaaatatattattgtgaATATTTCTTTTAGCGTAATTCAGAGGctgcattaatttaatttaattcttttgaaatttttgtcggCGGAGGTGCAGCTAGCTCTGCTATGGATGAGAATTCCATACGCTTTTTTAGGGAACCAATTACAGATGACGATTGACCTTCGCTATAAAGACGGCTGAGATCAACAGGTGGTGTATTTGAAGGCCTTCGTTTCGGCATCAAATTGTTACTAGCTTCAACCGAAATCGGAGCAGACGTGTTGGACTGAATACTAGAAACTGCCAAATCTATTGCACTATAATTATACTTCATACTATTGGCAGAGCCGTCTTTTATTGGACTTAGCACTGTAGACGTTGAAGCTTCACGTGAACGAGATATTGTCGCAAGAGTCGATGAGGTTGATTTAGGTGGTTTCATCATCATTGCAGATAGCGAATCTTTCTGTAATTTTAACATAGTAGCAggcgaaagaaaaaaattttcgtctTGTTTAATATGTTGCTGCTGAAAAAAGGCATATTCTTGAGCTTTTTCTTgagaaaaagcattaaaaaaactaGGGGAATCTGCAATTGCAGTCATATTTGTCGAATTCGTACTATTGCACAATTTATTAGAAGATGATAAGTTAGCTGTCGGTGTTGAAGGCGCAAATAGTGAACTCAAGTGAGAAACAGCCTTATTCTGGTGGTAAAAAAATGAATTGTCAGTCTGATTTTGATTTTCACTTTGCTTTTGTTGGATTTGTGAAGAAACGTCTTTGGTCTTCAGTTTGGAATCAAATGAAGGCAGGTCAGTATCGGCTCCAACTGAAAGCAAAGCAGATAATTCATTATGCTGGTTATTTAAGGACTTTCCTGCAACCGCTCCGCaacgaaaattattttcattttcaaaaagttttgaatatgTTTGTAAAAGGGAACCATAGTCCGTTTGAACTTGAGATTCTGactgtttttgctttttcgatgAAAGGGACACATTTACCAATGCAGCAGCTGCCACAGCgcccatttgttgttgtataaaagCGCTGAAATCATCTGCTTTTGTCAATTGCATACAAGTTTCATACCCGAGAAATTTCGAAACTTGAGCTAAATTATTGTAGTCAGGAGTCTGCGTTTGATCGGTCTTAGATCCAAGGGTAGTgcctgttaaaaaatttaaatcagatccTAAACCAAGTGTGCCGAGTGTAGTTGCACCGAGCGCTTCCGCCTGATGTAAAAGGAGAGCAGCATATTCCGGAGAGCGCATAAGTTCATTCATTTTTAAGggatcattttttatattatccaATTCTTTCataagttttgttttatataagcTTGTGTTATTAGATGAGAAGAGTACAGGTGAGGAAAGTCTCGACGGCTCCGCTTTGTTTTTAGTACTTCCAGCAGTTTCTTGATTCTGTGTTCCCAACGATCGTGATACATTGAAGTTTTTTATGTAACCACTTACAACTGTTTCACATGAATTATCTTTTTGTTCTCCACTCTTTTCAGAAATGATTTGATCATTAGTAGAGCTTCGATTATTTTTATCAGCACTATGCTGTTGAAAAATGTTAGTCAGATCATTTTGTATAAAACTAGGAGCTAGCTGATCAGCTAAATGGGCTAAACTTGCGGCGACCAAATCATTCGTTGTAGAATGGTATTCTGTTGATTGTGTTTGAGACTCATTTGGTATCTCGTAATTCGATGtcatgtttaaaatattttgatttctagAATTAAGTAATGTTGTACTGTTAGAATGCTGAGAATACAGTGGTGTTTCTGATTTGGTAGGTGAAGGGGAGCTTAAAACAGGTATTTCTGATTTAACTGGACTTGCGGAGCATGAAGGTACCGTTAT belongs to Bactrocera dorsalis isolate Fly_Bdor chromosome 1, ASM2337382v1, whole genome shotgun sequence and includes:
- the LOC105226825 gene encoding MPN domain-containing protein CG4751 isoform X2, giving the protein MSANVLQPGKAVMTIDYLGQKFVGDLMPDGKIKSQETETLFLTPSAWAVHCKRFINPEKKSGCGWASVKYKGKKLDVYKNSWLRKCALQKDVNLDDSESEADKKSDCLLPNIKRNICSYNTIMNRNLPHDGNMLIKAVSFISMGKVQPFLITFNSSALLLVDFHCHLTMREVCGYFGGHWDINTHTLNITKTYPCRNIQKSVQEEKHIKNMIMCDQLLLVGWYHSHPKFQAEPSLRDCDAQLDFQIRMRGSSDTTYTPCVSAIVSPYYDENPSLESVIKSIWVMPPNETKQVLEYGRPMLMQYSVILDKEAPAYVHSELQACATYYAKSRNELIKFNSIFIEDVTFLEKLKHTLYLKLPAEQDNTTFWNWICEILGCGNEGKFVPPKTMTHIGNKCKHSSSVEYSVDLPQHEIKQLIYDKKFVEIEKHDLDRKGSEIKVLSLQEQLCLPSGLNMNPVRTFASLTSSSQLGSKNIQSLTTKSTNVSSNQTSTSSMVTTLSSEMLSPLPTIGSALPTVSFTEIHLHDSPITVPSCSASPVKSEIPVLSSPSPTKSETPLYSQHSNSTTLLNSRNQNILNMTSNYEIPNESQTQSTEYHSTTNDLVAASLAHLADQLAPSFIQNDLTNIFQQHSADKNNRSSTNDQIISEKSGEQKDNSCETVVSGYIKNFNVSRSLGTQNQETAGSTKNKAEPSRLSSPVLFSSNNTSLYKTKLMKELDNIKNDPLKMNELMRSPEYAALLLHQAEALGATTLGTLGLGSDLNFLTGTTLGSKTDQTQTPDYNNLAQVSKFLGYETCMQLTKADDFSAFIQQQMGAVAAAALVNVSLSSKKQKQSESQVQTDYGSLLQTYSKLFENENNFRCGAVAGKSLNNQHNELSALLSVGADTDLPSFDSKLKTKDVSSQIQQKQSENQNQTDNSFFYHQNKAVSHLSSLFAPSTPTANLSSSNKLCNSTNSTNMTAIADSPSFFNAFSQEKAQEYAFFQQQHIKQDENFFLSPATMLKLQKDSLSAMMMKPPKSTSSTLATISRSREASTSTVLSPIKDGSANSMKYNYSAIDLAVSSIQSNTSAPISVEASNNLMPKRRPSNTPPVDLSRLYSEGQSSSVIGSLKKRMEFSSIAELAAPPPTKISKELN
- the LOC105226825 gene encoding MPN domain-containing protein CG4751 isoform X3, encoding MLIKAVSFISMGKVQPFLITFNSSALLLVDFHCHLTMREVCGYFGGHWDINTHTLNITKTYPCRNIQKSVQEEKHIKNMIMCDQLLLVGWYHSHPKFQAEPSLRDCDAQLDFQIRMRGSSDTTYTPCVSAIVSPYYDENPSLESVIKSIWVMPPNETKQVLEYGRPMLMQYSVILDKEAPAYVHSELQACATYYAKSRNELIKFNSIFIEDVTFLEKLKHTLYLKLPAEQDNTTFWNWICEILGCGNEGKFVPPKTMTHIGNKCKHSSSVEYSVDLPQHEIKQLIYDKKFVEIEKHDLDRKGSEIKVLSLQEQLCLPSGLNMNPVRTFASLTSSSQLGSKNIQSLTTKSTNVSSNQTSTSSMVTTLSSEMLSPLPTIGSALPTVSFTEIHLHDSPITVPSCSASPVKSEIPVLSSPSPTKSETPLYSQHSNSTTLLNSRNQNILNMTSNYEIPNESQTQSTEYHSTTNDLVAASLAHLADQLAPSFIQNDLTNIFQQHSADKNNRSSTNDQIISEKSGEQKDNSCETVVSGYIKNFNVSRSLGTQNQETAGSTKNKAEPSRLSSPVLFSSNNTSLYKTKLMKELDNIKNDPLKMNELMRSPEYAALLLHQAEALGATTLGTLGLGSDLNFLTGTTLGSKTDQTQTPDYNNLAQVSKFLGYETCMQLTKADDFSAFIQQQMGAVAAAALVNVSLSSKKQKQSESQVQTDYGSLLQTYSKLFENENNFRCGAVAGKSLNNQHNELSALLSVGADTDLPSFDSKLKTKDVSSQIQQKQSENQNQTDNSFFYHQNKAVSHLSSLFAPSTPTANLSSSNKLCNSTNSTNMTAIADSPSFFNAFSQEKAQEYAFFQQQHIKQDENFFLSPATMLKLQKDSLSAMMMKPPKSTSSTLATISRSREASTSTVLSPIKDGSANSMKYNYSAIDLAVSSIQSNTSAPISVEASNNLMPKRRPSNTPPVDLSRLYSEGQSSSVIGSLKKRMEFSSIAELAAPPPTKISKELN